A single window of Crassostrea angulata isolate pt1a10 chromosome 8, ASM2561291v2, whole genome shotgun sequence DNA harbors:
- the LOC128161210 gene encoding uncharacterized protein LOC128161210 — protein MKSLTAALVVLFALSLEPSEVTGTCRDHCDRYDTGEGTKPCTTKLTRQGMNYKSCGFLWGSRCEKGSYMYYSQGYKCCRQTCKVNGGWDSWSSWSVYSHCSRTCGKGYQTLVRSRSCRRPSPKNGGRDCYGQNTERSTHKSCFIRPCKVDGHWSAWNSWSHAGSCSVSCGKGMRTQTRTRTCNNPSPSYGGKTCSGGNTKSHDVTCIRSPCSRDGMWSSWSKWVKDGKCSVTCGEGVRKHARTRSCNNPVPNNGGKYCVGSRKEITLKQCTERVCPLEDPLQCKQKTCSMYGNCKCAFGFYGDGFTCKGSRGKKFLLLFMETISDLQSEVSSNRSTEIHVAALDPSNIKLQSSSENLRSLPFSRGKSVSTGASTLKIPISFRTTDFKTEKKAILLESTNPVSVFSLNHDGYSSDSTLILPVERLGTKYIVGSTDPYSSRDKAHKSQVAVAALQDNTVVTIKLKMKSNTSLYYRNKRYFSGNKMTVNLNMFGSFQLSHQTDLTGTLVDANRPVAVFAGNRCNKLQRFGYCSHLIEQLPPITDLDSKFIVPPSLETSGTRVRIVSPRKTRVLFYLNSGKREKVMQPGMSHDAEFHGDHSVYIQADGPIMVLSFAVRMGRGGQGDPYMSIVPGLNQYLSQYYILVPTGYTKNFLSVILKAEAKSKLLIDGKPISGKSIISEIKVTAWREGHVVLVLQVSPGGHRLETTDGSRFGLMVHGQSDGDNYGYAANIVKLS, from the exons ATGAAGAGTCTTACGGCGGCGCTCGTCGTTCTCTTTGCGCTAAGTCTGGAACCATCAGAAGTAACAGGAACGTGTCGGGACCACTGTGACAGATACGATACGGGGGAGGGCACCAAACCATGCACTACGAAACTGACTCGGCAGGGGATGAATTACAAATCGTGTGGATTTCTCTGGGGAAGTCGCTGCGAAAAGGGATC atacatgtactattctCAAGGATATAAGTGTTGCAGACAAACATGCAAAG TTAACGGTGGCTGGGACAGCTGGAGCAGCTGGTCAGTGTACTCACACTGTTCCCGCACGTGCGGAAAAGGGTACCAGACACTGGTCAGATCAAGGTCCTGTAGGCGACCATCCCCAAAGAACGGGGGGCGGGACTGCTATGGACAAAACACAGAGAGAAGTACACACAAGAGCTGTTTTATCAGACCTTGCAAAG TTGACGGCCACTGGTCGGCGTGGAACAGTTGGTCCCATGCAGGCTCCTGTTCAGTTTCTTGTGGCAAAGGAATGAGAACGCAAACTCGAACACGCACGTGCAATAACCCAAGTCCGAGCTATGGCGGGAAAACGTGTAGCGGAGGCAACACAAAAAGTCATGATGTCACATGTATTCGAAGCCCCTGCTCTA GGGACGGAATGTGGTCCTCTTGGAGTAAGTGGGTCAAAGACGGCAAGTGTTCCGTGACCTGTGGAGAGGGGGTCAGGAAGCACGCGAGAACACGAAGTTGCAACAACCCAGTTCCCAATAATGGAGGAAAATATTGTGTGGGAAGCCGAAAAGAAATCACCTTGAAACAGTGCACAGAGAGGGTCTGTCCTTTAGAag atcCCCTTCAATGCAAACAGAAGACTTGCAGCATGTATGGTAATTGCAAGTGCGCGTTCGGTTTCTATGGAGATGGATTCACTTGTAAAG GAAGTCGCGGAAAGAAATTTTTACTTCTCTTCATGGAAACAATTTCGGATTTGCAATCTGAAGTGTCAAGCAATCGATCCACAGAAATCCACGTGGCAGCCCTAGATCCTAGTAACATAAAACTGCAATCTTCTTCTGAAAACTTGCGCTCCCTCCCATTCAGTCGAGGAAAGTCCGTGTCTACGGGAGCTTCGACTCTAAAAATTCCAATTTCGTTCAGAACGACTGATTTCAAGACCGAGAAGAAGGCAATATTGCTTGAATCGACCAACCCGGTGTCTGTCTTCTCGCTAAACCACGACGGTTACTCCTCTGACAGTACTCTGATATTGCCAGTGGAAAGATTGGGAACAAAGTATATCGTTGGGTCCACAGATCCATATTCGTCTCGAGATAAAGCACACAAAAGCCAAGTCGCGGTGGCTGCTTTGCAAGATAACACGGTCGTAACAATTAAactgaaaatgaaatcaaatacttCCCTGTATTACCGTAACAAGCGGTATTTCTCGGGCAACAAAATGACCGTTAACTTGAACATGTTCGGAAGTTTTCAGTTGTCCCACCAAACCGACCTTACTGGGACGTTAGTGGATGCCAATCGGCCCGTGGCAGTGTTCGCCGGAAATCGCTGCAACAAACTGCAACGGTTCGGATACTGCAGCCACTTGATTGAGCAGCTTCCCCCGATCACTGACCTGGATTCAAAGTTTATTGTACCCCCAAGTCTGGAGACGAGTGGTACAAGGGTAAGAATTGTGTCCCCACGAAAAACTCGCGTATTGTTTTATCTAAATAGCGGGAAAAGAGAGAAGGTCATGCAACCAGGCATGTCACATGACGCAGAATTTCATGGCGACCATTCTGTTTACATACAAGCGGATGGGCCAATCATGGTCCTGAGTTTTGCAGTTCGAATGGGTCGAGGGGGCCAAGGGGATCCCTACATGTCTATTGTACCGGGGCTCAATCAGTACCTCAGTCAATACTATATACTGGTCCCAACCGGATACACGAAGAACTTTCTGTCTGTCATCCTAAAAGCCGAAGCCAAGTCAAAACTGCTTATCGACGGAAAACCAATTTCTGGAAAAAGCATCATTTCAGAGATAAAGGTTACAGCGTGGCGGGAGGGTCACGTGGTACTTGTTCTACAGGTCAGTCCCGGGGGTCACCGACTGGAGACGACGGACGGGTCCAGATTTGGGCTGATGGTGCACGGGCAATCTGACGGGGATAACTACGGATACGCCGCCAACATTGTCAAACTCTCGTAA